In one window of Rhodoglobus vestalii DNA:
- a CDS encoding phage holin family protein: MYGESPKTDPQREPKRSLAALIADVPRLLGELVRGEIESLKGEVVSKLKNAGIGIGLFAGAAFIALFTIMVLIAAAILGLAVVMPGWAAALIVAGVLLIITAILVMVGLTMVKKGTPPTPNDTIESIKSDVRAIKGTRKPRL, encoded by the coding sequence ATGTACGGTGAATCACCGAAGACAGACCCCCAGCGCGAACCGAAGAGGTCACTAGCGGCGCTGATCGCTGATGTGCCTCGATTGCTCGGCGAACTCGTTCGTGGCGAGATCGAGTCGCTCAAGGGCGAAGTAGTCTCGAAACTGAAGAATGCCGGCATCGGTATTGGTTTGTTTGCGGGAGCCGCATTCATTGCACTCTTCACGATAATGGTGCTGATTGCTGCCGCCATTCTGGGGCTGGCCGTTGTGATGCCGGGGTGGGCCGCCGCCCTCATCGTTGCCGGCGTCTTGCTCATCATCACGGCGATCTTGGTCATGGTGGGGCTCACTATGGTCAAAAAGGGCACACCGCCCACGCCCAACGACACGATTGAAAGTATCAAAAGCGATGTTCGTGCCATCAAAGGCACACGAAAGCCGAGGTTATAA
- a CDS encoding uroporphyrinogen-III synthase, giving the protein MVSKALDGLRVLVPRGGNWGDSIAALLRDYSAVPVIAPLINFAPSENIPALANAFHELDDGQFDWLVVTSATTVDVLVASGVRIPENTRIAAVGETTAIALTLAGLQVDFVPEFDNSGRGLVKEWPTETAGLRVLAPQSNLADTTLVDGLGAMGHEVVSVSAYTTVGVPVVDTVREDVASGRISAVLVSSGSVARQIAAQLAPLPESTLVACIGPRTAFDARAAGLTVHMIAEGRTSEALVEVLADYTDQ; this is encoded by the coding sequence ATGGTTAGCAAAGCACTCGATGGTTTACGCGTGCTCGTACCACGCGGAGGCAATTGGGGCGACAGCATTGCGGCACTGCTGAGAGATTACTCAGCGGTGCCGGTCATTGCGCCGCTTATCAATTTCGCGCCCTCGGAGAACATCCCGGCGCTTGCTAATGCGTTTCACGAACTCGACGATGGTCAGTTCGATTGGCTCGTCGTGACAAGTGCCACAACGGTCGATGTGTTGGTTGCCAGCGGAGTGAGAATTCCTGAGAACACCAGAATTGCCGCTGTGGGGGAGACAACGGCGATTGCGTTGACCCTTGCCGGGTTGCAGGTCGACTTCGTTCCCGAGTTCGACAACTCAGGCCGCGGATTGGTGAAGGAGTGGCCCACTGAGACGGCTGGCCTGCGAGTGTTGGCCCCTCAATCAAACCTCGCCGACACAACCCTCGTCGACGGGCTGGGTGCGATGGGCCACGAAGTTGTGAGCGTTTCGGCGTACACAACGGTTGGGGTGCCCGTAGTAGACACCGTTCGTGAGGATGTCGCATCCGGTCGAATCTCTGCGGTGCTCGTGAGCTCAGGATCGGTAGCCCGCCAAATTGCGGCGCAACTCGCGCCGTTGCCTGAGTCAACGCTAGTGGCGTGCATCGGTCCGCGAACGGCTTTTGATGCCCGTGCAGCCGGTCTTACCGTGCACATGATCGCGGAGGGTCGCACCAGCGAGGCATTGGTAGAAGTGCTGGCAGACTATACAGATCAGTAG
- a CDS encoding ferrochelatase, with protein MTRILAATDAAASGPEHVEVPVAYDAILLASFGGPEGQDDVIPFLRNVTRGRGIPEERLEEVAHHYRAFGGVSPINDQNRELKVALEAELARRGIDLPVIWGNRNWNPYLSDALTEANERGFRKLIAVGTSAYSSYSSCRQYREDYASALESTGLLGTIQIDKVRQFFDHPGFVQPFIDGVRDGLAQVAAKGIAPEKTHVLFATHSIPSTDAAKSGPDFRGFGEGGAYAAQHLAVSEVVMAAQETQPAHSLVYQSRSGPPSMPWLEPDINDAIDALAADGIEAVVIVPVGFISDHMEVKWDLDTEALETAGGHSMFAVRVPTPGVHPAFVTGLVDLVLERRDGMPAAERPALTAIGPWYDVCRPGCCENVRFGFKPAASGVAP; from the coding sequence ATGACCCGAATTCTTGCAGCGACGGATGCCGCGGCATCCGGCCCGGAACACGTCGAAGTTCCTGTCGCCTATGACGCCATTCTTCTGGCCAGTTTTGGTGGGCCGGAGGGTCAAGACGATGTGATCCCGTTCCTGCGCAATGTCACCCGCGGACGCGGTATTCCTGAGGAACGCCTTGAAGAAGTAGCCCACCACTACCGGGCCTTCGGTGGGGTGAGCCCGATCAATGATCAGAACCGCGAGCTGAAAGTTGCTCTCGAAGCGGAGCTTGCCCGCCGGGGAATCGATCTGCCCGTGATTTGGGGAAACCGTAATTGGAACCCCTATCTGAGCGACGCACTTACCGAGGCGAATGAGCGCGGCTTTAGAAAGCTGATTGCCGTGGGCACGAGCGCCTACAGCTCGTATTCAAGCTGCCGCCAGTACCGCGAAGACTACGCCAGCGCGCTTGAGAGCACTGGCCTGCTCGGCACGATTCAGATTGATAAGGTTCGCCAGTTCTTTGACCACCCCGGCTTTGTGCAGCCGTTCATTGACGGTGTTCGCGACGGCCTCGCGCAGGTTGCCGCGAAGGGTATTGCGCCCGAGAAAACTCACGTGCTGTTTGCCACGCACTCCATTCCCTCGACGGATGCCGCCAAGAGTGGCCCAGACTTCCGGGGCTTTGGAGAGGGTGGTGCGTATGCGGCGCAGCACCTCGCAGTCTCGGAGGTTGTTATGGCAGCCCAAGAAACCCAACCGGCGCACAGCCTGGTGTATCAATCCCGCAGCGGCCCGCCCTCGATGCCGTGGCTTGAGCCCGACATCAACGATGCAATCGACGCGCTTGCCGCTGACGGCATCGAAGCGGTTGTCATTGTGCCGGTCGGTTTCATCTCCGACCACATGGAAGTGAAGTGGGATCTCGACACGGAGGCGCTCGAAACTGCGGGAGGCCACAGCATGTTTGCCGTTCGCGTTCCGACCCCTGGCGTGCATCCGGCCTTCGTCACCGGCCTTGTTGATCTCGTCTTGGAACGGCGCGACGGTATGCCGGCAGCAGAACGCCCCGCGCTGACCGCCATCGGCCCCTGGTATGACGTGTGTCGTCCGGGATGCTGTGAGAATGTGCGCTTCGGCTTCAAGCCGGCCGCCTCGGGGGTGGCACCATGA
- a CDS encoding DUF3618 domain-containing protein: MSDDNSKKLEQARAELENTLDAIEDKFNVGKRVDEIATRVRSSYESNPVPWIVGAAAAAVSVVAVIAWAILSDDD; the protein is encoded by the coding sequence ATGTCTGACGACAACAGCAAGAAGCTTGAACAGGCTCGCGCCGAACTTGAGAACACTCTCGACGCAATCGAAGACAAGTTCAATGTTGGTAAGCGCGTCGACGAGATTGCTACTCGCGTGCGCAGCTCGTACGAGAGCAACCCGGTGCCCTGGATTGTAGGTGCCGCTGCGGCAGCAGTTTCGGTTGTTGCCGTCATTGCGTGGGCAATTCTGAGCGACGACGACTAG
- a CDS encoding YtxH domain-containing protein, whose protein sequence is MTIRQQETEFTMKGKILLAVGFGIGYVLGTRAGREKYEKIKSTAKKMWNDPRITEQRHNAEDFVKDKAPEVAEFLTDGAKKVVKQVSGSRSNSKSPNAKSTTTTSPAKKPAAKKSTTKKSSSSGSSTKSTDAK, encoded by the coding sequence ATGACCATCCGGCAACAAGAAACGGAGTTCACCATGAAGGGCAAGATCCTCCTCGCAGTAGGGTTCGGCATCGGCTATGTGCTGGGAACTCGCGCTGGCCGCGAAAAGTACGAAAAGATCAAATCAACGGCGAAAAAGATGTGGAACGATCCCCGCATCACCGAGCAGCGCCACAACGCTGAAGACTTTGTTAAAGACAAGGCACCGGAGGTTGCGGAATTTCTCACAGACGGTGCCAAGAAGGTCGTAAAGCAGGTCTCCGGCAGTCGGAGCAACAGCAAGAGCCCCAACGCTAAGTCGACCACAACGACCAGCCCGGCTAAGAAGCCAGCGGCGAAGAAGTCGACCACTAAGAAGTCTTCGTCCTCGGGATCCTCGACGAAGTCCACTGACGCAAAGTAG
- the hemL gene encoding glutamate-1-semialdehyde 2,1-aminomutase: MSTTSTPATTNQQSFDRARGILPGGVNSPVRAFGSVGGTPRFYVKASGSYVTDVEGRSYIDLVNSWGPAILGHAHPEVIDAVQQAASRGLGFGASTPAETELAELVRARISVGGVTPIERLRLVSTGTEATMTAIRLARGATGRRLLVKFAGHYHGHSDGLLAEAGSGLATLSLPGSAGVTAETAAQTLVIEYNNIAALEQVFAENGHDIAAIIFEAAAANMGVVPPQPGFNEAMVRIAHEHGALAISDEVLTGFRVDPAGYWGLDARGDAGGARWVPDLFTFGKVIGGGLPLAALGGSARIMELLAPLGPVYQAGTLSGNPVAVAAGLATLRLADDAVYSRLNQVADTLSRETSAALTAEGVEHVVQHAGNLFSFAFSATAPLTFAEVKAQQGYRYAPFFHSMLEAGVSLPPSVFEAWFVSAAHDDGVVSKIVDALPAAAKAAAAASAPH, from the coding sequence ATGAGCACCACCAGCACCCCCGCCACAACTAACCAGCAGTCGTTTGACCGCGCTCGCGGCATCCTGCCCGGCGGAGTCAACTCGCCCGTGCGCGCCTTCGGCTCTGTCGGTGGCACCCCCCGCTTTTACGTAAAAGCGTCCGGTTCCTATGTCACGGATGTCGAGGGCCGGTCGTACATTGACCTCGTCAACTCCTGGGGCCCGGCGATTCTCGGCCACGCTCATCCCGAAGTCATTGATGCTGTTCAGCAGGCGGCGTCGCGCGGCCTCGGCTTTGGAGCATCCACTCCCGCCGAGACCGAGCTCGCCGAACTCGTGCGTGCCCGCATCAGCGTCGGCGGCGTCACCCCCATCGAACGTTTGCGCCTGGTCTCGACCGGTACCGAAGCAACCATGACGGCCATCCGGTTGGCTCGCGGTGCCACCGGTCGCCGATTGCTTGTGAAGTTTGCCGGGCACTACCACGGCCACTCCGACGGGCTTCTGGCGGAGGCCGGGTCTGGCCTCGCCACCCTGTCACTGCCGGGATCCGCCGGGGTCACCGCCGAAACGGCCGCCCAAACTCTCGTCATCGAATACAACAACATTGCCGCACTCGAACAGGTTTTTGCCGAGAACGGGCACGACATTGCCGCCATCATCTTCGAGGCTGCCGCCGCCAATATGGGCGTCGTGCCCCCACAGCCCGGCTTCAACGAAGCGATGGTGCGCATCGCCCATGAGCACGGTGCGCTCGCGATCAGCGACGAAGTGCTCACCGGATTCCGCGTCGACCCCGCCGGCTACTGGGGGTTGGACGCGCGTGGCGACGCTGGCGGTGCGCGCTGGGTTCCTGACCTATTCACCTTTGGCAAGGTCATCGGGGGCGGACTTCCGTTGGCCGCATTGGGTGGCTCGGCGCGCATTATGGAGCTGCTGGCGCCCCTCGGCCCCGTCTACCAGGCGGGCACCCTCAGCGGAAACCCCGTCGCCGTCGCGGCCGGACTCGCAACCCTGCGGCTTGCCGATGATGCCGTATATTCCCGCCTCAACCAGGTCGCCGACACCCTCAGCCGCGAGACCTCTGCAGCGCTCACCGCCGAAGGTGTTGAGCACGTCGTGCAGCACGCCGGCAACCTGTTCTCCTTTGCCTTCAGCGCAACCGCGCCTCTGACATTTGCTGAGGTGAAAGCGCAGCAGGGTTATCGCTACGCACCCTTCTTCCACTCCATGCTTGAGGCCGGAGTGTCGCTGCCACCCAGCGTTTTTGAGGCGTGGTTCGTGTCGGCCGCCCACGACGATGGTGTGGTGTCGAAGATTGTGGATGCACTACCCGCGGCCGCGAAAGCTGCCGCCGCGGCATCCGCCCCTCACTGA
- the hemB gene encoding porphobilinogen synthase, protein MIIRPRRLRSSPAMRRLVAENRTHPGQLILPMFVREGLSEPVPISSMPGVQQHSLDSMRRAIAAAAELGIGGVMLFGVPENKDAEGSGAIDPNGILNVATRAAIAEAGDALVVQTDLCLDEFTDHGHCGVLRERIHPVTGETELIVDNDASLERYREMGVAQAEAGSQLLGLSGMMDGQVATVRDALDTAGHSDTPILGYAAKYASAFYGPFREAVQSSLEGDRRAYQQNPANRREGIREIELDIDEGADIVMVKPAMSFLDVLADAAAVSSVPVWAYQVSGEYAMIEAAAAHGWIDRRRAIEESVLSIQRAGAEAVLTYYATELAEWLRR, encoded by the coding sequence GTGATCATCCGCCCCCGTCGTTTGCGTTCGAGCCCGGCGATGCGTCGCCTCGTCGCCGAAAATCGCACCCACCCCGGCCAGCTGATTTTGCCGATGTTTGTGCGCGAGGGCTTGAGCGAACCGGTACCGATTAGTTCGATGCCGGGCGTTCAGCAGCACTCGCTCGACTCGATGCGCCGTGCGATTGCCGCCGCCGCCGAGTTGGGCATTGGCGGGGTGATGCTGTTCGGTGTTCCTGAGAACAAGGATGCCGAAGGCTCGGGCGCGATTGACCCCAACGGAATCCTCAACGTCGCCACGCGCGCGGCTATCGCCGAGGCCGGTGACGCCCTCGTGGTGCAAACCGATCTCTGCCTCGACGAATTTACCGACCACGGTCACTGCGGCGTACTGCGCGAACGTATCCACCCTGTGACGGGTGAAACCGAGCTGATCGTCGACAACGACGCCTCCCTCGAGCGCTACCGCGAGATGGGTGTCGCCCAGGCCGAAGCCGGTTCACAGCTGCTGGGGCTCAGCGGGATGATGGACGGCCAAGTTGCCACCGTCCGTGATGCCCTCGACACCGCAGGGCACAGCGACACCCCCATACTCGGTTACGCCGCCAAGTATGCGTCGGCGTTCTACGGACCATTCCGCGAAGCAGTGCAGTCCTCGCTCGAGGGCGACCGCCGCGCCTACCAACAGAACCCGGCCAACCGCCGCGAAGGCATCCGCGAAATCGAACTCGACATCGATGAGGGTGCCGACATTGTGATGGTCAAACCCGCCATGAGCTTCCTTGACGTGCTCGCCGACGCCGCTGCGGTGAGCAGCGTGCCGGTGTGGGCCTACCAAGTCTCTGGCGAATACGCCATGATCGAGGCCGCCGCAGCGCACGGCTGGATCGACCGCCGTCGTGCCATCGAAGAATCGGTGCTCAGCATCCAAAGGGCCGGGGCCGAAGCGGTGCTCACCTACTACGCAACAGAACTTGCAGAATGGCTACGACGATGA
- the hemC gene encoding hydroxymethylbilane synthase, translating into MTVIRIGTRGSKLAMAQTTTVARGLESKTGVETEIIPIATQGDRSMESLSQIGGQGVFANALRDSLLAGECDVVVHSLKDLPTAEVPGLTIAAIPKRADERDVVCARDELTLATLPAGARVGTGSPRRQAQLRSRYPELEVVDLRGNIDSRLAKVTGGELDAVILAAAGLARAGRAAAITEYLGIAGWPTAPGQGALAIEVRTGEEKLAAVLDHKPSRTKTDAERYVLAFLDAGCSAPLGAHAVIDDGLLFLDARVYALDGSHYFTSSHALYVNDVDDPPREAAQRVSDELLAQGAGELAGVRA; encoded by the coding sequence ATGACCGTGATTCGTATTGGCACGCGAGGCAGTAAGCTTGCGATGGCTCAGACCACTACGGTGGCGCGTGGGCTCGAGAGCAAGACCGGTGTTGAGACCGAGATCATCCCGATCGCCACTCAGGGGGACCGCTCGATGGAGTCGCTCTCGCAGATCGGCGGCCAGGGTGTTTTCGCGAACGCGCTTCGGGATTCGCTGCTCGCGGGCGAGTGTGATGTAGTCGTCCACTCGCTGAAGGACCTCCCAACCGCCGAGGTTCCCGGACTGACGATCGCCGCGATACCGAAGCGGGCTGATGAGCGCGATGTGGTGTGCGCCCGCGACGAGCTCACGCTGGCAACACTTCCCGCCGGTGCGCGCGTGGGCACGGGATCGCCGCGTCGCCAAGCCCAGCTGCGCTCGCGCTACCCCGAGCTTGAGGTTGTTGACCTGCGGGGCAACATCGATTCCCGTCTTGCCAAAGTCACCGGCGGAGAGTTGGACGCCGTGATTCTGGCCGCCGCAGGGCTTGCTCGCGCCGGTCGCGCGGCCGCGATCACCGAATACCTGGGCATCGCTGGCTGGCCCACCGCACCCGGTCAGGGCGCCCTGGCAATTGAGGTGCGCACCGGCGAAGAGAAACTCGCTGCCGTGCTTGACCACAAACCCAGCCGCACTAAAACTGATGCCGAACGGTACGTTCTCGCTTTTCTTGATGCCGGATGCTCGGCCCCCCTCGGTGCGCATGCCGTCATCGATGACGGTCTCCTGTTCTTGGATGCGCGGGTCTACGCCCTCGATGGGTCTCACTACTTCACCAGCTCTCACGCGCTGTACGTCAACGATGTGGATGACCCTCCGCGCGAGGCCGCACAGCGGGTCTCCGACGAACTTCTGGCACAGGGTGCCGGGGAGCTCGCGGGGGTTCGGGCGTGA
- a CDS encoding glutamyl-tRNA reductase encodes MLLCLSSNHRNASLDILESLSEVAPAATTDLVSTNDFVAGAVVVATCNRFEAYLDVEEPLTAATAITVCSLLESLSQRSGVSVDTLRASIAVHEGADAAAHLFAVTSGLESVVVGEAEISGQVSRALDQARAHGTTTRDLERLFQRATHTSRGIKNSTAIGGSGKSLVRLALELASSRVADWSTARVLVVGTGRYAVTTLNALRTKGALDLRVFSPSGRDAAFALKHGLTPSEDFDVDVIVTCTASAVLGVEPFSAVSKCLVLDLGLPRNVDPAVGQLDGVDLLDLETISLHAPLEELSAHADARDLVRTAACEFAAESQAEPAIVALRTHHFALLESEIARAKARGAGEETISALRHLGGVLLHGPSVRAREFAADGRAAEFDAALAALYNIPVKRSAGVTAATARPHIA; translated from the coding sequence GTGCTCCTGTGCCTTAGCTCGAATCATCGCAACGCGAGCCTCGACATACTCGAAAGTCTGTCTGAGGTCGCCCCGGCGGCTACGACTGACCTCGTTTCGACCAATGATTTCGTTGCCGGCGCCGTCGTGGTTGCCACCTGCAACCGTTTCGAGGCCTACCTCGATGTCGAAGAACCACTCACCGCAGCAACCGCCATCACCGTGTGCTCACTGCTCGAGTCGCTCAGTCAGCGAAGCGGCGTGAGCGTTGACACTCTGCGAGCATCCATCGCCGTTCATGAGGGCGCGGATGCTGCAGCTCACCTCTTTGCGGTCACGTCGGGTCTTGAATCGGTCGTTGTCGGTGAAGCCGAAATTTCGGGGCAGGTCAGCCGGGCTCTCGATCAGGCTCGTGCCCACGGCACCACCACTCGGGACCTTGAGCGTCTTTTTCAGCGCGCCACCCACACCAGCCGCGGCATCAAAAACAGCACCGCCATTGGTGGTTCGGGCAAGTCACTGGTGCGGCTTGCTCTCGAACTCGCTTCCAGTCGTGTTGCCGACTGGTCGACCGCGCGCGTTCTCGTGGTGGGCACCGGCCGCTACGCCGTCACCACGCTCAATGCGCTCCGCACCAAGGGTGCCCTCGATTTGCGCGTCTTCTCCCCCTCGGGTCGCGATGCCGCCTTCGCGCTCAAGCACGGGCTCACCCCCAGCGAAGACTTCGATGTCGATGTCATTGTTACCTGCACCGCGAGTGCCGTTCTCGGTGTAGAACCTTTCTCCGCCGTCAGCAAGTGCCTGGTGCTCGACCTCGGGCTCCCCCGCAATGTTGATCCCGCCGTCGGCCAACTCGACGGTGTTGATCTGCTCGACCTCGAAACAATCAGCCTTCACGCCCCCCTCGAAGAGCTGAGTGCGCACGCGGATGCTCGCGATCTGGTTCGCACCGCCGCCTGCGAATTCGCTGCCGAAAGCCAGGCCGAGCCGGCGATCGTGGCGCTGCGCACACACCACTTCGCGCTCCTAGAATCTGAGATTGCGCGCGCCAAAGCCCGCGGCGCCGGCGAAGAAACCATTTCCGCACTGCGCCACCTCGGCGGTGTGCTGCTGCACGGCCCCTCCGTTCGCGCCCGTGAATTTGCGGCTGACGGCCGGGCCGCCGAGTTCGACGCCGCACTGGCTGCGCTCTACAACATCCCGGTCAAGCGATCTGCTGGCGTCACGGCCGCAACCGCCCGTCCACACATCGCGTAA
- the hemQ gene encoding hydrogen peroxide-dependent heme synthase, which translates to MDDMTNVDTTTEVLGYTLWAVFRRDPARPASAGDLAPAVAAVEARGVTVRGFYDVSALRADADIMIWLHGSTPEDIQWGLRELRRSQPLASLLPTWNAMGVHRDAEFSKSHLPAFMKGMEPEAWLTVYPFVRSYDWYLLPDAERSKMLRDHGVKGTELPQVLANTVASFALGDYEWILALEAPELVDLVDLMRHLRQTEARRHVREEIPFYTGRRISLEEIAEVLA; encoded by the coding sequence ATGGATGACATGACTAACGTCGACACGACCACCGAAGTTTTGGGCTACACACTGTGGGCGGTATTCCGCCGTGACCCGGCCCGCCCGGCATCTGCCGGAGATCTGGCGCCCGCTGTTGCGGCGGTGGAGGCCCGCGGTGTGACGGTGCGTGGCTTCTACGATGTGTCGGCACTGCGCGCGGACGCCGACATCATGATCTGGCTGCACGGCAGCACTCCCGAAGACATCCAGTGGGGGCTCCGCGAACTGCGCCGCAGCCAGCCGCTGGCCTCCCTGCTGCCCACCTGGAACGCGATGGGTGTGCACCGCGATGCGGAATTCAGCAAAAGTCACCTGCCCGCGTTCATGAAGGGTATGGAGCCCGAGGCGTGGCTGACGGTCTACCCTTTCGTGCGCAGCTATGACTGGTATCTGCTTCCCGATGCCGAGCGCAGCAAAATGTTGCGCGATCACGGCGTCAAGGGCACCGAGCTTCCGCAGGTTTTGGCCAACACGGTTGCCAGTTTTGCGCTCGGCGATTACGAGTGGATTCTTGCGCTCGAAGCCCCCGAACTGGTTGATTTAGTTGACCTCATGCGTCACCTGCGTCAAACCGAAGCGCGCCGGCACGTGCGCGAGGAGATCCCCTTCTATACGGGGCGTCGAATTTCACTCGAAGAGATCGCAGAGGTGTTGGCATGA
- a CDS encoding protoporphyrinogen/coproporphyrinogen oxidase, whose product MSTTEGTTEGATEFTVVGGGIAGLVVARKLAMAGRTVRLIEASDHLGGTVASRLVGGINLDSGAESFATRGNTVAELARELGLGDEIVSPSDEGAWLQPVTGAALPLPSTGVLGIPSTPLSVDTIAVLGLAGALRAQLDSLIPWFGRRTDISLGKLVRRRMGKAAVEKLVAPVVHGVYSLHPNDLPLDRVAGLTERLALHGSLAMAVRSLRDAMPAGTAVQGIRGGINRLVTELAADLKTYGVIVEFERRIESAEALADLDGTVIVAAPGILAPLRGRAVTLATLVLNSPELDAEPRGSGVLVAPDCTAVSARALTHSTAKWQWLKELAEGRHVVRLSYNTEPENLAEVARHDAEVLLGVELPPDAVVDFARQQWIRPAALTAAERTDGVIVVGETVGGTGLASIVTHANAAAERLLAPAEEAKTGSLPVCPQGAGENG is encoded by the coding sequence ATGAGTACGACAGAGGGTACGACAGAGGGCGCGACAGAATTCACCGTCGTCGGCGGTGGCATCGCCGGGCTCGTCGTTGCGCGCAAACTTGCGATGGCGGGGCGAACGGTGCGTCTCATTGAGGCGAGCGATCATCTCGGCGGCACCGTGGCATCCCGCCTGGTCGGCGGTATTAATCTGGATTCCGGAGCCGAGAGCTTCGCCACCCGCGGCAATACGGTGGCGGAGCTTGCCCGCGAGCTCGGGCTCGGCGATGAGATCGTGTCGCCCAGCGACGAGGGCGCCTGGCTGCAGCCCGTGACCGGCGCAGCGTTACCGCTGCCGAGCACCGGAGTGCTCGGCATTCCCTCCACCCCGCTCAGCGTGGACACTATTGCAGTGTTGGGGTTGGCGGGCGCGCTGCGGGCACAACTCGATTCGCTGATTCCGTGGTTTGGTCGTCGCACCGATATTTCGTTGGGCAAACTCGTGCGGCGGCGGATGGGTAAGGCGGCGGTCGAGAAACTGGTCGCTCCGGTCGTGCACGGGGTCTATTCGCTGCACCCGAACGATCTGCCGTTGGATCGTGTCGCGGGGCTGACGGAGCGTCTGGCGCTGCACGGCTCGTTGGCGATGGCGGTGCGGTCTTTGCGCGACGCGATGCCGGCCGGCACGGCCGTTCAGGGCATTCGTGGGGGCATCAATCGGCTCGTGACCGAACTTGCCGCCGACCTGAAAACGTATGGCGTCATCGTCGAATTCGAGCGGCGCATTGAGAGCGCTGAGGCGCTCGCCGATCTCGACGGGACCGTTATTGTTGCCGCCCCCGGCATTCTCGCACCCCTCCGCGGTCGCGCCGTGACCCTGGCCACTCTGGTGCTCAATTCACCCGAGTTGGATGCCGAACCGCGCGGCTCGGGAGTGCTGGTCGCCCCCGACTGCACCGCGGTTTCCGCTCGCGCACTGACCCACTCGACGGCCAAATGGCAGTGGCTAAAAGAGCTGGCGGAGGGCCGCCATGTTGTGCGCCTCTCGTACAACACGGAGCCCGAGAATCTGGCCGAAGTTGCACGCCACGATGCCGAAGTTTTGCTCGGTGTGGAACTGCCGCCTGACGCGGTGGTGGATTTTGCTCGCCAGCAGTGGATTCGTCCCGCAGCGCTGACCGCCGCTGAACGCACGGATGGCGTGATTGTTGTCGGCGAAACGGTCGGCGGCACCGGGCTGGCCAGCATTGTCACGCACGCAAATGCTGCGGCCGAGCGACTTCTGGCGCCCGCGGAAGAGGCGAAAACAGGCAGTCTCCCAGTTTGCCCACAAGGCGCGGGAGAGAATGGATGA
- the hemE gene encoding uroporphyrinogen decarboxylase — protein MTVTPDHPLLDGRTANSSIIRAYRGDRPETTPVWFMRQAGRSLPEYRKLREGNEMLEACLTPDLASEITLQPVRRHHVDAAIFFSDIVIPAKLAGVEVEIVPGRGPVFANPIRTAADVAKLHPIDPAAFAPIREAIAQTVAQLGTTPLIGFAGAPFTLASYLVEGGPSKDQQRARTLMYSDPQTWATLLNWCADIAGEFLIAQVEAGASAVQLFDSWVGSLSEQQYVRRVAPHSKRVFSHLRGYDVPKVHFGVGSGEVLRAMHDIGADVMGVDWRIPLDEADRRLGGGVALQGNIDPALLGAPWHVLEAHVRDVLNRGRVAPAHVVNLGHGVGPDTDPDVLTKIVELVHQEG, from the coding sequence GTGACTGTGACTCCAGACCATCCTCTTCTCGACGGCCGTACAGCTAACTCGTCTATCATCCGGGCCTATCGGGGTGACCGCCCAGAAACGACGCCGGTCTGGTTTATGCGGCAGGCTGGCCGCTCCCTTCCCGAGTACCGCAAGCTGCGCGAAGGCAACGAAATGCTGGAGGCGTGCCTGACGCCCGACCTTGCCAGCGAGATCACCCTGCAGCCCGTGCGGCGCCATCATGTTGACGCGGCCATCTTCTTCAGTGACATTGTGATCCCCGCCAAACTGGCCGGCGTTGAGGTCGAAATTGTTCCCGGTCGGGGCCCCGTGTTCGCAAACCCGATTCGGACAGCGGCGGATGTCGCCAAGCTGCACCCCATCGATCCGGCCGCGTTTGCTCCGATTCGCGAAGCAATTGCACAGACCGTTGCGCAGTTGGGAACAACCCCACTCATCGGTTTCGCCGGAGCTCCCTTCACTCTCGCGTCGTACCTTGTTGAGGGCGGCCCGAGCAAAGATCAGCAGCGCGCCCGCACGCTCATGTACTCCGACCCGCAAACGTGGGCGACACTGCTGAACTGGTGTGCCGACATTGCCGGCGAATTCCTGATCGCTCAGGTCGAGGCGGGTGCCTCTGCCGTGCAACTCTTCGATTCCTGGGTTGGATCGCTCTCAGAGCAGCAGTACGTGCGGCGGGTCGCCCCGCACTCCAAGCGGGTCTTCTCTCATTTGCGCGGTTATGACGTTCCCAAGGTGCACTTTGGTGTCGGCAGCGGCGAAGTGCTGCGCGCCATGCACGACATCGGTGCCGACGTCATGGGCGTCGACTGGCGCATCCCGCTCGACGAAGCAGATCGCCGTCTTGGCGGCGGTGTTGCGTTGCAGGGCAACATTGACCCGGCCCTGCTCGGCGCCCCCTGGCATGTGCTCGAGGCCCACGTGCGTGATGTGCTCAATCGCGGACGCGTCGCTCCCGCCCATGTCGTGAACCTTGGGCACGGAGTTGGCCCAGACACCGACCCCGACGTGCTCACCAAAATTGTGGAGCTCGTTCACCAGGAAGGGTAG